Proteins encoded within one genomic window of Candidatus Hydrogenedentota bacterium:
- a CDS encoding ribulose-phosphate 3-epimerase: MPHALTIELGVKADPIEYRYSYPWLFRILADEGIRHLQLGTFFELYQLPDAYFSALREQAAAYGVSVTSCFTAHRELGGFYRCEPGWEAVARRNYERFIEVGALVGARSVGSNPGAVSRDRFETKAEGNACYLRNMKGLMAYAHERGLERLCIEPMSALSEPPTLPDEIQAMAEELMAHHRATPGTVPIGYCADVSHGYADREGVVRFSHLELLEATVPWLTELHLKNTDALFNSTFGFSDEERARGIVDLRAVRDLLHAKTDVLPADRIVAYLELGGPKMGRDYSDYRLEEQLRASIRHAKEVFAEAPGTRAPRRPVYASIAPVQIAPSLMCADLCRLEESAQQLERLGADWLHLDIMDAVFTPNMPLGLETLKQLRSRTRLPYDAHLMVNDPDFFVRQMADTGATAVSIQVEAAPHLDRSLYLVRDLGMLAGAALNPGTPLNVLEYVLHRLDFVLLMTVNPGFAGQALVANGIRKIAECRAYLNEHGLAIPIAVDGNVSFEHIPEMVAAGADMLVAGSSSVFHRGGSIESNFARTRQAAAEGLARRRRAQA, from the coding sequence TTGCCACACGCTCTTACCATCGAACTCGGCGTAAAGGCCGATCCCATTGAGTACCGCTATTCGTATCCGTGGCTGTTCCGCATTCTGGCGGACGAGGGGATTCGCCATCTTCAGTTGGGCACGTTCTTTGAGCTCTATCAACTGCCGGATGCGTATTTTTCAGCCTTGCGCGAACAGGCGGCCGCTTACGGCGTCTCGGTCACGAGTTGTTTCACGGCGCACCGCGAACTGGGCGGCTTCTACCGCTGCGAACCGGGTTGGGAGGCCGTCGCGCGGCGCAATTACGAGCGTTTCATCGAAGTGGGCGCGCTTGTCGGCGCGCGCAGCGTCGGCTCGAACCCGGGCGCCGTTTCGCGCGACCGTTTCGAGACGAAGGCCGAGGGCAACGCCTGTTATCTGCGCAACATGAAGGGACTCATGGCCTACGCGCACGAGAGAGGCCTCGAACGGCTGTGCATCGAGCCGATGTCGGCTCTCTCGGAACCGCCCACGCTGCCGGACGAAATCCAAGCGATGGCGGAGGAACTGATGGCGCATCACCGCGCCACACCGGGCACAGTGCCCATCGGCTACTGCGCGGACGTGTCGCACGGCTACGCGGACCGCGAAGGCGTTGTGCGGTTTTCGCATCTGGAACTTCTCGAAGCCACGGTCCCGTGGCTCACGGAGCTTCATCTCAAGAATACGGACGCGTTGTTCAACAGCACCTTCGGTTTCAGCGATGAAGAACGCGCGCGCGGCATCGTCGATCTGCGCGCGGTGCGCGACCTGTTGCACGCGAAGACCGATGTGCTGCCCGCGGACCGCATCGTCGCGTATCTCGAACTGGGCGGGCCCAAGATGGGCCGGGACTATAGCGATTACCGTCTGGAAGAGCAGTTGCGGGCGTCCATCCGCCACGCAAAGGAAGTGTTTGCCGAAGCGCCCGGGACGCGCGCGCCGCGCCGGCCGGTATATGCCTCCATCGCGCCGGTCCAGATAGCGCCGTCGCTCATGTGCGCCGACCTGTGCCGGTTGGAGGAGTCGGCGCAGCAGTTGGAAAGACTCGGTGCGGACTGGCTTCACTTGGACATCATGGACGCGGTGTTCACCCCCAACATGCCGCTAGGCCTTGAAACACTCAAGCAATTGCGCTCGCGCACGCGCCTGCCCTATGACGCGCACCTGATGGTCAACGACCCGGACTTCTTCGTCCGGCAGATGGCGGATACCGGCGCGACCGCAGTATCGATTCAGGTGGAGGCAGCGCCGCACCTCGACCGCAGTCTGTACCTGGTCCGCGACCTCGGCATGCTGGCGGGCGCGGCGCTCAACCCGGGCACCCCTCTGAACGTGCTGGAATACGTGCTGCACCGGCTGGATTTCGTGCTGCTCATGACGGTCAACCCCGGCTTCGCCGGTCAGGCGTTGGTCGCCAACGGCATACGCAAGATCGCCGAGTGCCGCGCCTATCTGAACGAGCACGGCCTCGCCATACCGATCGCAGTGGACGGCAACGTCAGCTTCGAACACATTCCCGAGATGGTTGCGGCGGGCGCGGATATGCTCGTGGCCGGATCGAGCAGCGTCTTCCATCGCGGCGGAAGCATCGAGTCCAACTTTGCTCGCACGCGCCAAGCCGCGGCTGAAGGCCTGGCGCGCCGGCGGCGCGCGCAGGCCTGA